In one window of Actinomycetota bacterium DNA:
- a CDS encoding MIP/aquaporin family protein has product MSDTPRAAFAELIGTFVFVTIGAGAVIVSHSTQQVSLLGIAAAHGLALAVMVTVFGGISGGHFNPAVTIGVLATGKIKAERAAAYVGAQLAGATLAGLLLRMLFVPQDWSGVNLGTPGILVNSVGRAILFEAVLTLFLVLAVWGTGVDPRGANVGGFGIGLMVFACILVGGPITGAAMNPARHFGPALASGFFPDWWVYWLGPVAGAAIGSLVWRTFFSPDDLELTPSVAAGASMPPSEPADADRWRQWDEDSAPASEAREPATQDIAPGTGYDEAQGGGSGPGYGATQESSPGYGQPAGQQSPPPAAYPPPAGQQGSPPAAYPPPAEDPSRYGTTGTGQTPPPPPPPATGGSPPG; this is encoded by the coding sequence TTGTCCGACACGCCGAGAGCCGCTTTCGCAGAGTTGATCGGGACTTTCGTGTTCGTCACGATCGGCGCCGGAGCCGTGATCGTGTCCCACTCGACCCAGCAGGTCTCCCTGCTGGGGATCGCCGCCGCCCACGGGCTGGCTCTGGCCGTGATGGTCACCGTCTTCGGCGGGATCTCCGGAGGACACTTCAACCCCGCGGTGACCATAGGCGTCCTTGCGACGGGCAAGATCAAGGCCGAGCGGGCGGCAGCCTACGTGGGCGCCCAGCTCGCGGGGGCCACACTGGCGGGCCTGCTCCTGAGGATGCTGTTCGTTCCGCAGGACTGGAGCGGAGTCAACCTGGGCACCCCGGGCATCCTTGTCAACAGCGTTGGCCGCGCGATCCTGTTCGAAGCCGTACTCACACTGTTCCTCGTGCTTGCCGTGTGGGGGACTGGGGTCGATCCCCGCGGCGCCAACGTCGGCGGCTTCGGGATCGGGCTGATGGTGTTTGCCTGCATCCTCGTCGGCGGCCCGATCACCGGCGCGGCCATGAACCCGGCACGTCACTTCGGGCCCGCGCTCGCGTCGGGGTTCTTTCCCGACTGGTGGGTTTACTGGCTGGGCCCGGTAGCCGGTGCGGCAATCGGCAGCCTCGTCTGGAGGACGTTCTTCTCGCCGGACGACCTCGAGCTCACACCGTCGGTGGCGGCGGGTGCGTCCATGCCCCCTTCGGAGCCGGCCGACGCGGACCGGTGGAGACAGTGGGACGAAGACTCGGCCCCCGCGTCCGAAGCCCGGGAGCCTGCCACGCAGGACATCGCGCCCGGTACCGGCTACGACGAAGCCCAGGGGGGCGGCTCGGGGCCCGGCTACGGCGCAACCCAAGAGTCGAGCCCCGGCTACGGACAGCCGGCCGGACAGCAGAGCCCTCCCCCGGCGGCATACCCGCCGCCGGCCGGACAGCAAGGTTCCCCTCCCGCGGCATACCCGCCGCCGGCCGAAGACCCCAGCCGCTACGGCACCACAGGCACGGGCCAGACCCCACCACCACCCCCGCCGCCCGCCACGGGCGGCTCCCCCCCGGGCTGA
- a CDS encoding acetolactate synthase, whose amino-acid sequence MEGNGGQQIAEVLKRHGVTAIYSLSGAQIWPIYDGCVARDIRIVDVRHEATAGFAAEGHAKLTRSIGVAAGTAGPGVTNLVSAVASAAAAGSSLVALGGRAPQGRWGSGSLQELDHVPILDSLCKVARTVFDPAEVAAGTHDAVVAALTPHRGPVFVDVPLDTMFSTAEARVPEAGERPRGSDPDPESVGAAAAVLAEARRPVVVAGSDVWWEGAWEPLRRLVEHLRLPVVCNGLARGCIPAGHELAVSRARSVALKEADAVMVVGTPLDFRLGFGRFGDSRVIHVQDDPSVLGTHATPAASVAGDLPGALDAIASAVTPQPQWSDWAARLREHELSRREAEGADLLNDSSPIHPARVYGALREVLDPDAVVICDGGDFVSYAGKYVDSYTPGCWLDPGPFGCLGTGLGYAMAARVVHPGRQVVLLLGDGAFGFSGMDFDTLVRHDLPVVAVVGNNGIWGLEKHPMRGLYGWDVAADLRQETRYDDVVTALGGAGETVSEPSGIADALKRGFDSGVPYLVNVLIDPSVAYPRSSNLA is encoded by the coding sequence TTGGAGGGAAACGGCGGACAGCAGATCGCGGAAGTCCTGAAGCGGCACGGGGTGACGGCGATCTACAGCCTGTCCGGAGCCCAGATCTGGCCCATCTACGACGGCTGCGTCGCCCGGGACATCCGCATCGTGGACGTCCGCCACGAAGCCACTGCCGGTTTCGCCGCCGAGGGGCACGCGAAGCTGACACGGTCCATCGGCGTGGCGGCCGGCACTGCGGGTCCGGGCGTGACAAACCTCGTCAGCGCGGTTGCCTCGGCCGCCGCCGCGGGGTCGTCCCTGGTGGCGCTCGGGGGCCGGGCCCCCCAGGGTCGGTGGGGGTCCGGGAGCCTTCAGGAGCTGGACCACGTCCCGATCCTGGATTCCCTGTGCAAGGTGGCCAGGACGGTCTTCGATCCCGCGGAGGTTGCGGCCGGGACGCACGACGCCGTCGTGGCCGCGCTCACGCCGCACCGCGGCCCCGTGTTCGTGGACGTCCCGCTCGACACGATGTTCTCCACAGCCGAGGCCCGGGTCCCTGAGGCGGGCGAGCGTCCTCGCGGCTCGGATCCCGATCCGGAGTCGGTGGGGGCGGCGGCCGCTGTGCTGGCGGAGGCGCGTCGTCCGGTGGTCGTCGCCGGGTCCGACGTGTGGTGGGAAGGCGCATGGGAGCCCCTGCGCCGGTTGGTCGAGCACCTTCGCCTGCCGGTGGTTTGCAACGGGCTCGCCCGCGGCTGCATCCCCGCCGGGCACGAGCTAGCAGTCTCCAGGGCCCGGTCCGTCGCCCTGAAGGAGGCGGACGCGGTGATGGTGGTCGGGACGCCCCTGGACTTCCGCCTGGGCTTCGGGCGGTTCGGAGACAGCCGCGTGATCCACGTCCAGGACGACCCTTCGGTGCTGGGCACCCATGCCACCCCGGCCGCCTCGGTGGCGGGCGACCTGCCCGGGGCGCTGGATGCCATTGCGTCGGCCGTGACCCCGCAGCCGCAGTGGAGTGACTGGGCGGCCCGGCTCCGGGAACACGAGCTGTCCCGGCGGGAAGCAGAGGGCGCCGATCTGCTCAACGACTCCAGTCCCATCCACCCGGCCCGCGTCTACGGCGCGCTGCGCGAGGTCCTGGACCCCGACGCGGTGGTCATTTGCGACGGGGGCGACTTCGTGTCCTACGCGGGAAAGTACGTGGACAGCTACACGCCCGGCTGCTGGCTTGACCCGGGTCCGTTCGGCTGCCTCGGGACCGGGCTCGGTTACGCGATGGCCGCACGTGTGGTGCACCCCGGACGCCAGGTCGTCCTGCTGCTCGGGGACGGCGCGTTCGGCTTCAGTGGGATGGACTTCGACACCCTCGTCCGCCACGATCTGCCCGTCGTGGCCGTAGTCGGCAACAACGGCATCTGGGGACTTGAGAAGCACCCGATGCGCGGGCTGTACGGCTGGGACGTGGCCGCCGACCTGAGGCAGGAGACGCGCTATGACGACGTCGTCACCGCGCTCGGGGGGGCCGGGGAGACAGTCTCGGAGCCGTCGGGGATCGCGGACGCCCTGAAAAGGGGGTTCGACTCGGGGGTCCCGTACCTGGTGAACGTCCTGATCGACCCGTCCGTGGCCTACCCGCGGTCGTCCAACCTCGCCTGA
- the aroE gene encoding shikimate dehydrogenase: MSKGPGAPPRPGRLDSATRFAALLGHPVSHSLSPALHNAAFREIGLNAAYLAFDVPPEALRAAVAGLSALGAAGANVTVPHKERVLQIADAVSPEAERIGSANTLVFAAGGVHAHTTDPEGVLGGLRALGVEPAGRTVLVLGAGGAGRAAAWTVGGAGSKRVLLANRSGDRAKAAAVHLGGPVEALALEGIRSAAQEVDLVVNATSAELSGGTVLGPEVLRRLAARGAALLDLVYAPGETALVREARNCGMRAVDGLETLVVQAGASFELVWGVGAPVARMRQAADEAAGRAPEKR; encoded by the coding sequence GTGAGCAAGGGTCCGGGCGCGCCGCCGAGGCCGGGCAGGCTCGACTCCGCCACCCGCTTCGCGGCGCTGCTCGGGCACCCGGTGTCCCATTCGTTGTCCCCGGCCCTCCACAACGCCGCATTCCGGGAAATCGGGCTCAACGCCGCTTACCTCGCTTTCGACGTGCCGCCGGAGGCCCTGCGAGCGGCGGTCGCGGGCTTGTCGGCGCTGGGGGCGGCCGGCGCGAACGTCACGGTCCCGCACAAGGAGCGGGTTCTCCAGATCGCGGACGCAGTGTCGCCCGAAGCCGAAAGGATCGGCTCTGCGAACACGCTCGTTTTCGCCGCCGGGGGCGTGCACGCCCACACGACCGACCCGGAAGGCGTCCTGGGCGGGCTTCGGGCGCTGGGAGTGGAGCCGGCGGGGCGGACGGTGCTGGTGCTTGGAGCTGGCGGGGCAGGCAGGGCGGCGGCATGGACTGTTGGGGGAGCCGGGTCCAAGCGCGTGCTGCTGGCGAACCGCTCTGGGGACAGAGCCAAGGCGGCCGCCGTGCACCTGGGCGGCCCGGTGGAGGCGCTGGCCTTGGAGGGGATCCGTTCGGCCGCCCAGGAGGTGGACCTGGTGGTGAACGCGACCTCCGCTGAGCTTTCGGGGGGCACGGTTCTGGGTCCGGAGGTGCTCCGCCGCTTGGCGGCCCGGGGCGCGGCGCTGCTCGACCTCGTCTACGCGCCGGGGGAGACGGCGCTGGTCCGGGAGGCGAGGAACTGCGGGATGAGGGCCGTCGACGGCCTGGAGACACTGGTCGTGCAGGCGGGGGCGTCGTTTGAGCTGGTGTGGGGCGTTGGGGCTCCCGTGGCGCGGATGCGCCAGGCGGCGGACGAGGCCGCGGGCCGGGCGCCTGAGAAGCGCTGA
- a CDS encoding metallopeptidase family protein has translation MRRVAVRMSDAEFESLVAEAVDGLPEPLRARLENVDVVISGEPTRDELERADVGPGATLFGLYQGVPLTERTGWYTFVMPDKITIYRGPILRACADADEVREEVAVTVVHEIAHHFGISDERLDELGW, from the coding sequence GTGAGGCGCGTGGCCGTCCGGATGTCGGACGCGGAGTTCGAGTCGCTCGTGGCGGAGGCCGTGGACGGGCTGCCGGAGCCGCTCCGGGCCAGGCTGGAGAACGTGGACGTCGTCATCTCGGGCGAGCCGACACGCGACGAGCTCGAGCGTGCCGACGTGGGCCCCGGTGCAACCTTGTTCGGCCTGTACCAGGGGGTCCCCCTGACCGAAAGGACCGGCTGGTACACGTTCGTGATGCCGGACAAGATCACGATCTACAGGGGCCCGATCCTGCGGGCGTGCGCAGATGCCGATGAGGTGCGCGAGGAGGTAGCCGTGACCGTGGTGCACGAGATCGCCCACCACTTCGGGATCTCCGACGAAAGGCTGGACGAACTGGGCTGGTGA
- the ruvX gene encoding Holliday junction resolvase RuvX: protein MTAAEAGVVLGVDYGASRIGLAVSDPSGAIALPLEVLRRRKGHSLVRDVLDVAEQKGATRIVVGLPLALDGTKGGSATSAEAFAQALGRRTSVPVVLWDERLTTVEASRRLQDAGQSARQQRGLVDKHAACLMLGSYLESLRAGGARTAG from the coding sequence GTGACTGCTGCGGAGGCTGGGGTGGTGCTGGGCGTGGACTACGGCGCCAGCCGGATCGGCCTGGCCGTGTCCGACCCATCGGGGGCCATCGCGCTGCCGCTGGAAGTTCTGCGCCGTCGCAAGGGCCACAGCCTGGTCCGCGACGTGCTCGACGTGGCCGAGCAGAAGGGTGCTACGCGGATCGTGGTCGGCCTGCCGCTGGCCCTGGACGGCACGAAGGGCGGCTCTGCGACGTCCGCGGAGGCCTTCGCGCAGGCCCTTGGCCGCAGGACGTCCGTACCGGTGGTCCTGTGGGACGAGCGGCTGACCACGGTGGAGGCATCCCGACGGCTGCAGGACGCCGGCCAGTCGGCTCGCCAACAGCGCGGTCTGGTGGACAAGCACGCGGCGTGCCTGATGCTGGGCTCCTATCTCGAGTCGCTTCGCGCCGGGGGCGCGCGCACCGCCGGATGA
- the alaS gene encoding alanine--tRNA ligase, with translation MRAEDIRRNFLSFFAERQHQVVPSASLIPADATVMFAVAGMVQFAPYFLGSPAPHPRAASIQKCMRAGGKLNDLEEVGHTPIHHTFFEMAGNFSFGDYFKPDAIRFAWDLLTGPFGIDPDRIWVTVHVSDDEAEQIWREQIGLAAAKINRLDKENFWSMGGAGPCGPSSEIFVDRGPDYGPAREQGPLDDERRYPEVWNLVFMQYTQDDDGNITGELARKGIDTGMGFERMASVLQDVPTNYDTDVFVPIMQRAEQITGARRDGPEAEQRLLKILSDHARSLTFLVADGVMPSNEGRGYVLRRILRRAVTKARLAGVTDPVLAELCKVVVDLFGSAYPEVMRERRSIVEIASLEEQRFARTLEAGLSLLQAELQTAGGVLPGQVAFRLHDTYGFPLEITQDVAKDHGIEVDQPGFEAAMLEQRERSRADTHAGKAGDVRTLDIDLPPAEFVGFEGLEADTRVLAVLQDLRAVSAAPEGQEAELVLDATPFYPEGGGQVGDRGWIQGGEGSADVLDSRRHAGVIVLRVRVTSGRLQPGDDVRAIVDPRHRAGAEQAHTATHMLHHVLRESLGEHVRQMGSLVEPGRLRFDFSHFSGLTPDQLAEIEELINTRVEDDDGVRWFETGYREAVEELGAMHFFEEKYGDVVRVVEVGDYSRELCGGTHVRQTGRIGLVKVLGEGSIGSNLRRVQALTGTDGLRWVNERLRQAERAAELARVSPEQLASGVERLLATQKDLQKALEAQERDRVQAAVEQLIPTARTAGSGRLVSARRSEDSGTLRKVAVAVRDRLDRCVVILGSAGEGGANIVAAASPSLVSEGLDVRAILRPAAAHIGGGAGGKENLASAGGRNTAGLDEALAAAAAEAEGVLSA, from the coding sequence ATGCGTGCCGAGGACATCCGGCGCAACTTTCTGTCGTTTTTCGCCGAGCGCCAGCATCAGGTGGTGCCGTCGGCGTCGCTGATCCCTGCCGACGCGACGGTGATGTTCGCCGTGGCCGGGATGGTGCAGTTCGCGCCCTACTTCCTCGGCTCCCCGGCCCCCCACCCACGCGCGGCCAGCATCCAGAAGTGCATGCGGGCGGGCGGGAAGCTCAACGACCTGGAAGAGGTCGGGCACACGCCGATCCACCACACGTTCTTTGAGATGGCCGGCAACTTCTCATTCGGCGACTACTTCAAGCCCGACGCGATTCGGTTCGCCTGGGACCTGCTGACGGGTCCGTTCGGCATCGATCCCGACCGCATCTGGGTGACGGTGCACGTGAGCGACGACGAGGCGGAGCAGATCTGGCGCGAACAGATCGGCCTGGCCGCGGCGAAGATCAACCGTCTGGACAAAGAGAACTTCTGGTCCATGGGTGGGGCGGGTCCCTGCGGGCCGAGCTCGGAGATCTTCGTGGACCGCGGTCCGGACTACGGCCCGGCACGCGAGCAAGGTCCCCTGGACGACGAACGCCGGTACCCGGAGGTCTGGAACCTCGTGTTCATGCAGTACACCCAGGACGACGACGGAAACATCACCGGGGAACTGGCGCGCAAGGGCATCGACACCGGCATGGGATTCGAACGAATGGCATCGGTGCTCCAGGACGTGCCCACCAACTACGACACGGACGTGTTCGTGCCCATCATGCAGCGCGCCGAGCAGATTACCGGCGCCCGCCGCGACGGTCCAGAGGCCGAGCAGCGCCTGCTGAAGATCCTGTCCGACCACGCCCGGTCGCTGACCTTCCTGGTCGCCGACGGCGTGATGCCCTCCAACGAGGGTCGCGGCTACGTTCTGCGCCGCATCCTGCGCCGGGCCGTTACGAAGGCCCGCCTCGCGGGAGTGACGGATCCGGTGCTGGCGGAGCTGTGCAAGGTGGTGGTCGACCTGTTCGGCAGCGCCTACCCGGAGGTGATGCGCGAGCGCCGATCGATCGTGGAGATCGCGTCCCTCGAGGAGCAGCGCTTTGCCCGGACGCTGGAGGCCGGACTTTCCCTGCTGCAGGCGGAGCTGCAGACGGCCGGCGGCGTCCTGCCGGGACAGGTCGCCTTCCGGCTGCACGACACCTACGGCTTTCCGCTCGAGATCACGCAGGACGTTGCCAAGGACCATGGCATCGAGGTCGACCAGCCGGGATTCGAGGCCGCGATGCTCGAGCAGCGGGAGCGGTCCCGCGCCGACACCCACGCCGGCAAGGCGGGGGATGTCCGGACGCTGGACATCGACCTGCCGCCGGCGGAGTTCGTGGGATTCGAGGGTTTGGAGGCCGACACGCGGGTCCTGGCCGTCCTGCAGGACCTGCGCGCGGTCTCAGCTGCCCCGGAGGGACAGGAGGCGGAGCTGGTGCTGGACGCCACCCCCTTCTACCCGGAGGGCGGCGGACAGGTCGGCGACCGGGGCTGGATCCAGGGCGGCGAAGGCAGCGCGGACGTCCTGGACTCGCGGCGGCACGCCGGGGTCATCGTCCTGCGCGTGCGGGTGACGTCCGGACGGCTGCAGCCGGGCGACGACGTCCGGGCGATCGTGGACCCGCGGCACCGCGCGGGGGCCGAGCAGGCGCACACCGCTACGCACATGCTCCACCACGTCCTGCGGGAGAGCCTTGGCGAGCACGTCCGGCAGATGGGGTCGCTTGTGGAGCCGGGACGGCTGCGCTTCGACTTCTCCCACTTCTCCGGACTGACCCCGGACCAGCTCGCTGAGATAGAGGAGTTGATCAACACCCGCGTCGAGGATGACGACGGAGTGCGTTGGTTTGAGACCGGCTACCGCGAAGCGGTCGAGGAGCTCGGCGCGATGCACTTCTTCGAGGAGAAGTACGGCGACGTGGTGCGCGTCGTGGAGGTCGGCGACTACTCGCGGGAGCTGTGCGGCGGCACCCACGTCCGGCAGACCGGACGCATCGGCCTGGTCAAGGTCCTCGGCGAGGGCAGCATCGGATCGAACCTGCGGCGAGTTCAGGCCCTGACGGGCACCGATGGCCTGCGGTGGGTGAACGAGCGCCTGCGCCAGGCGGAGCGGGCCGCGGAGCTTGCTCGCGTCAGCCCCGAGCAACTGGCTTCGGGGGTCGAGCGGCTGCTTGCGACGCAGAAGGATCTACAGAAGGCGCTGGAGGCCCAGGAGCGCGACCGGGTCCAGGCCGCGGTCGAGCAGCTGATCCCCACGGCCAGGACCGCCGGCAGCGGACGGCTGGTGTCCGCCCGCCGCAGCGAGGACTCCGGCACGCTTCGCAAGGTGGCAGTCGCCGTCCGGGACAGGCTGGACAGGTGTGTGGTGATCCTCGGGTCCGCCGGCGAAGGAGGCGCGAACATCGTCGCCGCAGCGTCGCCGTCCCTGGTTTCGGAAGGTCTCGACGTCCGGGCGATCCTGCGTCCGGCGGCCGCGCACATCGGAGGAGGCGCCGGCGGCAAGGAGAACCTCGCCTCGGCAGGGGGCCGCAACACCGCGGGCCTGGACGAGGCACTGGCGGCGGCCGCGGCGGAGGCCGAGGGGGTCCTGTCCGCGTGA
- the mltG gene encoding endolytic transglycosylase MltG: MIRKTLLIAVVLSLAIGGAAAYALVRTPEPGERVQVEVQAGQSTTAVAAMLERREIVPSALAFRLVAKARRLDGRIEAGSYELRRNMGVQAALDALSRGAVTKSVTITIPEGYTVKQVARKVGSRGPVSQQDFMQVAESGRVRPKILPDRVRSLEGFIFPETYVIEEKDTAEQLLTRMVQEFESKTSALDWSEAESKGLTRHQALVLASLVEREAKVAEDRAKVAAVIYNRLAKGMALQIDATLLYELPAHKVPTRKDRKRDSPYNTYTRKGLPPTPIANPGLEAIRAALQPAPIDALYYVVIDKSGRHGFTKDYNEFLRLTKLTPRESRGG, from the coding sequence ATGATTCGCAAGACCCTGCTCATCGCGGTTGTTCTGTCCCTGGCCATCGGGGGTGCGGCGGCCTACGCGCTGGTTCGAACTCCGGAGCCGGGGGAGCGGGTCCAGGTCGAGGTCCAGGCGGGGCAATCGACGACCGCGGTCGCCGCCATGCTCGAGCGCCGGGAGATCGTCCCTTCGGCGCTCGCGTTCCGGCTGGTGGCCAAGGCGCGCCGCCTGGACGGGCGCATCGAGGCCGGCAGCTACGAGCTGCGCAGGAACATGGGGGTCCAGGCGGCACTGGACGCCCTGTCCCGAGGAGCGGTGACCAAGTCCGTCACGATCACGATCCCCGAGGGGTACACCGTCAAGCAGGTTGCCCGGAAGGTGGGTAGCCGCGGTCCGGTGTCGCAGCAGGACTTCATGCAGGTGGCGGAGTCCGGACGGGTCCGGCCGAAGATCCTGCCGGACCGCGTCCGCAGCCTCGAGGGCTTTATCTTCCCGGAGACCTACGTCATCGAGGAAAAGGACACGGCCGAGCAACTGCTGACTCGGATGGTGCAGGAGTTCGAATCGAAGACCTCTGCCCTGGACTGGTCGGAGGCCGAGTCCAAGGGCCTGACGCGTCACCAGGCCCTCGTCCTGGCATCACTGGTCGAGCGGGAGGCCAAGGTGGCGGAAGACCGCGCGAAGGTGGCTGCCGTCATCTACAACCGCCTCGCAAAGGGCATGGCGCTTCAGATCGACGCGACTCTTCTGTACGAGCTGCCGGCACACAAGGTCCCTACGCGCAAGGACCGCAAGCGCGACTCGCCGTACAACACCTATACCCGCAAGGGCCTTCCTCCCACGCCCATAGCAAACCCGGGACTGGAGGCCATCCGGGCGGCGCTTCAGCCGGCGCCCATAGACGCGCTGTACTACGTCGTCATCGACAAGTCGGGGCGCCACGGCTTCACCAAGGACTACAACGAGTTTTTGCGACTGACCAAGCTCACGCCGCGGGAGTCAAGGGGAGGGTGA
- a CDS encoding hotdog domain-containing protein gives MVEVSAGTEGRVQRVVTDADTARVAGSGDVDVLATPAVVALCEAAAVAAVADSLEPGTTTVGARISLDHLAPTAVGRTVTATARLERVQDRTLEFLVEASDGAGTIATGLHVRVVVRRDAFLAAAQQRG, from the coding sequence ATGGTCGAGGTGTCAGCGGGAACCGAGGGACGGGTCCAGCGCGTGGTCACCGACGCCGACACCGCCCGCGTGGCAGGTTCCGGGGATGTGGACGTCCTTGCGACGCCTGCCGTCGTGGCCCTCTGCGAGGCCGCCGCGGTGGCAGCGGTGGCCGATTCCCTGGAACCGGGGACCACGACCGTCGGGGCCCGGATCTCCCTGGACCACCTGGCCCCCACCGCCGTCGGCCGCACGGTCACCGCCACCGCCCGCTTGGAGCGGGTTCAGGACCGCACCCTGGAGTTTTTGGTCGAGGCGAGTGACGGAGCCGGGACGATCGCTACGGGCCTGCACGTCCGGGTGGTCGTCCGCCGGGATGCGTTTCTTGCCGCAGCTCAGCAGCGCGGGTGA